Proteins from a single region of Peromyscus eremicus chromosome 9, PerEre_H2_v1, whole genome shotgun sequence:
- the LOC131919729 gene encoding small ribosomal subunit protein uS8-like has translation MVRMNVLADALESINNAEKRGKCQVLTRPCSKVIVRFLTVMMKHGYIGEFEIIDDHRAGKVVVNLTGRVNKCGVISHRFDVQLKDLKKWQNNLLPSHQFGFIVLTTSSGIMDHEEARRKHTGGKILGFFF, from the coding sequence ATGGTGCGCATGAATGTCCTGGCTGATGCTCTCGAGAGCATCAACAATGCTGAGAAGAGAGGCAAATGCCAGGTCCTCACCAGGCCCTGCTCCAAAGTCATCGTTAGGTTCCTAACTGTGATGATGAAGCATGGTTACATTGGTGAGTTTGAAATCATCGACGACCACAGAGCTGGGAAAGTCGTTGTGAACCTCACAGGCAGGGTGAACAAGTGTGGGGTGATAAGCCATAGGTTTGATGTGCAACTCAAAGACCTAAAAAAATGGCAGAACAATCTGCTCCCATCCCATCAGTTTGGCTTCATTGTCCTGACCACCTCATCTGGCATCATGGACCATGAAGAAGCAAGACGAAAACATACAGGAGGAAAAATCCTGGGATTCTTTTTCTAG